One stretch of Portunus trituberculatus isolate SZX2019 chromosome 23, ASM1759143v1, whole genome shotgun sequence DNA includes these proteins:
- the LOC123507741 gene encoding lysosomal Pro-X carboxypeptidase-like: MAGRMLLGAFWCLMLVLVLVPCYAYKYKTYFMTQRVDHFSFANDDTFLQRFLINDEHWDKNGGPIFFYAGNEGDITLFAENTGFMWDIAPEFKAMIVFGEHRYYGISEPYGNRSLTVPKYSGYLTSEQALEDYVALLSYLRFVIEGAQTSPVIVFGGSYGGMLAAWFRIKYPHIVQGAIAASAPVRQFTDFTPCDKFGQKVTEDFANASASCAEVIRKSWGAINSITANDEGLAWLSKTWKLCKPLKSTADVDTLKAYLMDVWTNLAMVDYPYPANFLAPLPAYPVKVVCSHLTDSSHDGKALLEELFAGLTVYFNYTGESKCLDAGQQADVRLDDQGWDFQSCTEMVMPFCYDGVKDFFEPAPWDFQAYTANCQKTWGVTPRTYMVPLMYGGWSFKAASNIVFSNGLLDPWSTGGVLWNVSESVVSVIIPEGAHHLDLRSANPADPLSVVEARRLEKAHITKWIQEFKQLQGAA; this comes from the exons ATGGCAGGGAGGATGTTGCTAGGTGCTTTCTGGTGCctgatgctggtgctggtgctggtgcccTGCTATGCCTACAAGTACAAGACCTACTTCATGACACAGAGG GTGGACCATTTCAGCTTTGCCAATGACGACACCTTCCTGCAGCGCTTCTTGATCAATGACGAACACTGGGACAAGAATGGCGggcctattttcttttatgctgGGAATGAAGGGGACATCACTCTATTTGCTGAGAACACG ggtTTCATGTGGGACATTGCACCAGAATTCAAAGCAATGATTGTGTTTGGTGAACACAGGTATTATGGAATCTCAGAGCCTTATGGAAACAGATCACTCACT GTACCAAAGTACTCGGGCTACCTGACCTCAGAGCAGGCACTGGAGGACTATGTGGCCTTGCTCTCCTATCTGAGGTTTGTCATTGAAGGAGCCCAGACCAGTCCTGTGATTGTGTTTGGAGGCTCCTATGGAGGGATGCTGGCTGCTTGGTTCCGGATCAAGTATCCTCACATTGTGCAGGG GGCCATTGCAGCATCAGCTCCTGTGCGGCAGTTCACGGACTTTACTCCTTGTGATAAATTTGGACAAAAGGTGACAGAAGATTTTGCCAACGCATCAGCTTCTTGTGCTGAAGTGATTCGAAAATCATGGGGAGCAATCAATTCCATTACTGCCAATG ATGAAGGATTGGCTTGGCTCTCTAAGACATGGAAGCTGTGCAAGCCACTTAAAAGCACAGCTGATGTGGACACCCTGAAGGCTTACCTCATGGATGTGTGGACCAACCTGGCCATGGTGGACTATCCTTACCCAGCAAACTTCCTTGCTCCTTTGCCTGCGTATCCAGTgaag GTGGTGTGTAGTCACCTGACAGACTCAAGCCATGATGGTAAGGCCCTGCTGGAGGAACTGTTTGCCGGCCTCACTGTTTATTTCAACTACACTGGAGAAAGCAAGTGTCTTGACGCTGGTCAGCAGGCTGATGTGCGTCTTGATGACCAAGGCTGGGACTTCCAG TCCTGCACAGAGATGGTGATGCCATTCTGTTATGATGGTGTAAAGGACTTCTTTGAGCCTGCTCCTTGGGACTTCCAGGCTTACACTGCCAATTGCCAAAAGACGTGGGGTGTGACGCCTCGCACCTACATGGTCCCGCTCATGTATGGCGGCTGGTCCTTCAAGGCAGCCAGCAACATTGTGTTCAG CAATGGGCTGTTGGATCCATGGTCAACTGGCGGCGTGCTGTGGAATGTGAGTGAGAGTGTTGTGTCGGTCATCATCCCGGAAGGTGCTCACCACCTGGACCTTCGCAGTGCCAACCCTGCCGACCCACTCTCAGTAGTGGAGGCGCGCCGCCTGGAGAAGGCACACATCACCAAGTGGATTCAGGAGTTCAAGCAATTACAAGGTGCTGCTTAG